One Owenweeksia hongkongensis DSM 17368 genomic region harbors:
- a CDS encoding T9SS type A sorting domain-containing protein has protein sequence MKNFYASVFILFSAFASGSHSIGGTISWENVGPNQFVFQLKRVQKCLGPTAYPASVRDLQTPFGVIQLTLKESKGYTPTCELAPGLWCYSFNSVWALTTMVYYSDTITVSGTPPASGWKIYYLEESRPSSTINLQVGASVQTDIFAMMYPETVLHNLSSPDFVDTYAESITPYNQTLTNQAFSNQSGDSLYYKLVAPISNNSSPYTFTSGYNYLTPFPTATNDPANGPMVFNPYTGEIEVDVQNATDGYYGYTVAVEQWKIIDNGQMTLPVKVSEVRKDNLIPVITNNSSVNTAPLVSIDTALYRNVYQGTASAYGVKASVGDTVRFRIQAIDTDLDSNFVLQTTTFEASGAALDSTWGGWELYSSIPEITPGPGQTGFVSSGNNVVDFKWFISPDLVDSISNAYHTFKFSFTDNNCDFNGRTSISVVIGLEALKDTTSSGVGVSEFYDTNVNIYPNPAKESFTIDGLVGKSVVQLLDVQGKLIKSYTGTERNLEVQRENLPAGMYFVKISDSNTTSIQKVMFE, from the coding sequence ATGAAAAATTTTTATGCCTCGGTATTTATTCTTTTTAGCGCATTTGCCTCTGGGTCCCATTCCATAGGCGGAACGATTTCGTGGGAAAACGTAGGTCCTAATCAATTTGTGTTTCAGTTAAAAAGAGTGCAGAAATGTTTAGGACCAACAGCATACCCTGCCAGTGTTCGAGATTTACAGACTCCTTTTGGGGTAATACAGCTAACTCTAAAAGAATCTAAGGGTTATACCCCCACTTGTGAATTAGCTCCAGGTTTGTGGTGCTATTCATTTAACTCGGTTTGGGCACTTACCACAATGGTTTATTACAGCGATACAATTACTGTGAGCGGTACTCCTCCGGCATCGGGATGGAAAATTTATTATTTAGAGGAAAGCCGCCCTTCAAGTACTATAAACCTGCAGGTAGGAGCCTCAGTTCAAACCGACATTTTTGCAATGATGTATCCCGAAACTGTATTGCATAATTTGTCATCTCCTGATTTTGTGGATACCTATGCTGAAAGTATAACTCCCTATAATCAAACACTCACAAATCAAGCATTTTCAAATCAAAGTGGAGACTCTCTGTATTACAAACTGGTAGCGCCTATTTCGAATAATAGTAGTCCTTACACATTTACATCTGGCTACAATTATTTAACACCTTTTCCTACTGCTACGAATGATCCGGCAAACGGCCCCATGGTATTTAATCCATATACAGGAGAAATTGAAGTAGATGTTCAAAATGCAACGGATGGTTACTACGGCTACACCGTGGCGGTAGAACAGTGGAAGATAATAGATAATGGGCAAATGACCTTACCGGTAAAAGTGAGCGAGGTAAGAAAAGATAATTTGATACCAGTCATAACTAACAATTCTTCAGTTAATACAGCTCCTCTTGTATCTATTGATACGGCCCTATATCGAAATGTTTATCAAGGAACAGCATCTGCTTATGGGGTAAAGGCTTCTGTCGGCGATACAGTTCGGTTCAGGATACAGGCTATTGATACTGATTTGGATTCTAACTTTGTTTTACAAACAACCACTTTTGAGGCAAGTGGAGCGGCATTGGATAGTACTTGGGGTGGCTGGGAATTATATAGCAGTATTCCTGAAATAACACCTGGGCCAGGTCAAACAGGTTTTGTGTCTTCTGGTAATAATGTGGTAGATTTTAAATGGTTTATATCTCCAGATTTGGTGGATAGTATAAGTAATGCTTATCACACTTTTAAGTTTAGCTTTACAGACAATAATTGTGACTTTAATGGGCGTACAAGTATTTCTGTAGTAATAGGATTAGAGGCATTAAAAGACACAACTTCTTCAGGTGTTGGAGTAAGTGAATTTTATGATACCAATGTGAATATTTACCCAAACCCAGCTAAAGAAAGTTTTACGATAGACGGGCTTGTTGGTAAAAGTGTGGTTCAACTGTTAGATGTTCAAGGGAAGCTTATTAAAAGCTATACAGGTACGGAGAGGAACCTTGAAGTACAAAGAGAAAATTTACCGGCCGGAATGTACTTTGTTAAAATATCAGATTCAAATACTACATCTATACAAAAGGTGATGTTTGAGTAA
- a CDS encoding T9SS type B sorting domain-containing protein, giving the protein MIFWGGQETFEQVKPDNVGDTLFMAAQIQDNYPNLYSIMPVEDSTAVYINGQLLDIRDRSYQVDTCWAGDVVITANKPVQVMLTRSAPGIVDTNSPNSSLLSPFTINLAGSNELIKRSVLKPFGGDYGMTYVVALFTPTASTADFTVNGQPLPAGSWQAYATRPGWSHAQIEISDKTHILESTGEGFVGYHYSYMKKTPNYYYMPSYGYCLVESKPVPQDSLSFYIKREEGEKVKFEDFDSPVCVGEQLLVYPPAARHVSWQWSFDDGQDTVQVINEKQGAGFSHSYTIPGTYWIYVNDTAGCSPPDSVKVEVVDSPVADFDYTSQMTCDGLEVQFVNKSQGATKYEWQLPDGEVSNDESPVFLVENSDDLTVSLSVENDAGCSNEIAKNVKPDTQGLNELIVPNVFTPNGDGINDCFYVSGKEGFAECFDLSIYNRWGERVFESTNPEDCWTGEEHSDGTYFYVLRIGKEEFKGHLLLNR; this is encoded by the coding sequence GTGATTTTTTGGGGGGGGCAAGAAACCTTTGAGCAGGTAAAGCCGGATAATGTGGGAGATACCTTGTTTATGGCTGCGCAAATACAAGACAATTATCCCAACCTGTATAGCATAATGCCGGTGGAGGATAGTACGGCTGTTTATATTAATGGGCAGTTGCTTGATATAAGGGATAGGAGTTACCAAGTGGATACCTGCTGGGCAGGCGATGTGGTGATTACTGCCAATAAACCAGTACAGGTAATGCTTACCCGTAGCGCACCAGGTATAGTGGATACCAATAGCCCTAATTCATCACTTTTGTCTCCTTTTACCATAAACCTTGCCGGCAGCAATGAGCTCATCAAGCGCAGTGTGCTAAAACCTTTTGGTGGCGATTATGGGATGACCTATGTAGTGGCTTTGTTTACGCCTACGGCTTCCACTGCTGATTTTACTGTAAATGGGCAGCCATTGCCGGCTGGTAGTTGGCAGGCCTATGCCACCCGCCCGGGCTGGAGCCATGCCCAAATAGAGATCAGCGACAAAACACATATACTGGAAAGTACGGGTGAGGGTTTTGTAGGCTATCACTACAGCTACATGAAAAAAACACCCAACTATTATTATATGCCATCCTATGGTTATTGTCTTGTGGAGAGCAAACCTGTTCCCCAGGATTCGCTTTCTTTTTATATAAAAAGAGAAGAAGGCGAAAAAGTAAAGTTTGAAGACTTTGATAGCCCTGTATGCGTGGGCGAGCAATTGCTGGTGTACCCACCAGCGGCACGCCATGTAAGCTGGCAGTGGAGTTTTGATGATGGCCAGGATACCGTGCAGGTAATTAATGAAAAGCAGGGCGCGGGTTTTTCGCATAGTTATACTATACCCGGTACATATTGGATTTATGTAAATGATACCGCTGGCTGCTCACCGCCTGATAGCGTAAAAGTAGAAGTGGTGGATTCGCCAGTAGCCGATTTCGATTATACCAGCCAAATGACCTGTGATGGTTTGGAGGTTCAGTTTGTAAATAAATCTCAGGGTGCTACCAAATATGAATGGCAGCTGCCGGATGGAGAAGTTAGTAATGACGAATCGCCCGTGTTTTTAGTTGAGAATAGTGATGACTTAACTGTTAGTCTAAGCGTAGAAAATGACGCAGGATGTAGTAATGAAATCGCAAAAAATGTAAAACCAGATACACAGGGTTTGAATGAGCTTATTGTGCCTAATGTTTTTACGCCTAATGGCGATGGAATAAATGACTGCTTCTACGTTTCGGGTAAGGAAGGTTTTGCGGAGTGTTTTGATTTGAGCATCTATAATCGCTGGGGAGAAAGAGTATTTGAATCAACAAACCCTGAAGATTGCTGGACAGGTGAAGAACATTCAGATGGAACTTATTTCTATGTGCTGAGAATAGGGAAGGAAGAGTTTAAAGGGCATCTTTTGTTGAATAGATGA